From Herbiconiux flava, one genomic window encodes:
- a CDS encoding zinc-binding dehydrogenase has translation MAALTALMGVEALDLAPGATVAVTGAAGGIGGYAIQLAKTAGLTVIADAADKDRDLVASLGADHVLPRGDGVPAAVRELRPDGVDGIVDAGSVGESGAAAVRDGGAIATVKGFTGTTDRGVRWAPVFIYDRMRDTAALTRLRDLAESGALTLRVAGTYPIEHVADAHRLIEEGGVRGRPVLVF, from the coding sequence ATGGCCGCGCTGACCGCGCTGATGGGAGTTGAAGCTCTCGACCTCGCCCCGGGTGCGACGGTGGCAGTGACCGGCGCGGCCGGCGGAATCGGCGGCTACGCCATCCAGCTCGCTAAAACAGCCGGACTGACCGTCATCGCCGACGCAGCAGACAAGGACCGCGACCTCGTTGCGAGCCTGGGCGCCGATCACGTGCTCCCGCGCGGCGACGGGGTCCCTGCCGCAGTCCGCGAGCTCCGCCCAGATGGCGTCGACGGGATCGTCGACGCCGGATCAGTCGGCGAGAGCGGGGCGGCCGCAGTACGCGACGGAGGAGCAATCGCCACCGTCAAGGGATTCACCGGCACCACCGACCGGGGCGTGCGTTGGGCTCCCGTCTTCATCTACGACCGCATGCGAGACACCGCCGCTCTCACGCGGCTACGTGACCTCGCCGAATCCGGCGCTCTCACACTCCGAGTCGCCGGTACATACCCGATCGAGCACGTCGCAGACGCTCATCGACTCATCGAGGAAGGCGGAGTACGGGGACGGCCCGTACTGGTCTTCTAA
- a CDS encoding TetR/AcrR family transcriptional regulator, protein MSASGDTLGRRERKKAETRSRIAESARRLFLERGYGAVGIRDVAADADVAVTTLFSHFASKEALVFEHDEVFRQGFAESVSRRKPDESLISVLRRHVEGMVRHCGSKEARPIWDMIDRSPALRAYEESMLVRHADSLAIAISADDGLACPPIAGRAVARFVITAYSLARTSQHPTTTLDHVFPLIDAAWSARN, encoded by the coding sequence ATGAGCGCTTCCGGTGACACTCTCGGCAGGCGCGAGCGGAAGAAGGCTGAGACACGCAGTCGTATCGCTGAGTCCGCCCGGCGTCTGTTCCTGGAGCGCGGTTATGGCGCTGTGGGCATTCGTGATGTCGCCGCTGATGCCGATGTCGCAGTGACTACCCTCTTCTCGCATTTCGCGTCGAAGGAGGCGTTGGTCTTCGAACATGACGAGGTCTTCCGACAGGGCTTCGCTGAATCGGTGAGCCGACGAAAGCCGGACGAGTCGCTGATCTCTGTGCTGAGACGACACGTTGAGGGGATGGTGCGCCACTGCGGCTCGAAAGAGGCGCGCCCGATCTGGGACATGATTGACCGCTCCCCGGCGCTCCGAGCGTACGAGGAGTCCATGCTCGTTCGCCATGCGGACTCGCTGGCAATTGCCATTTCCGCCGACGACGGCCTCGCCTGCCCTCCGATAGCAGGACGGGCTGTTGCGCGGTTCGTGATCACGGCCTATTCCTTGGCCCGCACGTCACAGCATCCGACCACAACCCTCGATCACGTCTTCCCGCTGATAGACGCCGCCTGGTCAGCTCGCAACTGA
- a CDS encoding NADP-dependent oxidoreductase has translation MKKISFSEFGGPDVLQLSETVTPEPGTGQIRIAVRAAGVNPVDWRVREGQRQQTHPIELPSGTGQDASGIVDKLGPGVKGVSVGDPVFGRGFETYAESAILTSWAAIPEGMPFEEAAGYPSVVETAIRAIHEVGVTPGQTLLINGASGGVGSATVQIARARDIDVIGLAGAANQDYLRDLGAKATTYGQGWMGRVQALGHVDAALDASGSGIIAELVTLTGAPERVVTIADQSAPPLGVRFLAVGGDMFAALAEARHLIAKGQLHLPIEKTYPLAAAAAAQADSQAGHTRGRRVIVI, from the coding sequence GTGAAGAAGATCAGTTTTTCTGAGTTCGGTGGGCCGGACGTCCTTCAGCTTTCCGAGACGGTAACGCCTGAGCCCGGTACCGGGCAGATCAGGATCGCCGTCCGAGCCGCGGGTGTGAACCCCGTCGATTGGAGGGTGAGGGAGGGACAGAGGCAGCAGACGCATCCCATCGAGCTGCCCTCCGGTACCGGGCAAGACGCTTCGGGAATCGTCGACAAGCTGGGCCCTGGCGTGAAGGGGGTAAGCGTTGGCGATCCCGTCTTCGGCCGCGGCTTTGAGACCTACGCAGAGTCCGCGATCCTGACGTCATGGGCGGCGATCCCAGAAGGGATGCCATTCGAGGAGGCGGCAGGGTATCCCTCGGTCGTCGAAACCGCTATCCGAGCGATCCACGAGGTCGGAGTGACACCCGGGCAGACGCTACTCATCAACGGCGCCTCCGGCGGTGTCGGCTCAGCGACCGTTCAGATCGCACGTGCCCGCGATATCGACGTCATAGGGCTGGCCGGCGCCGCAAATCAGGACTACCTCCGTGACCTCGGGGCGAAAGCGACCACCTACGGCCAAGGATGGATGGGGCGAGTTCAGGCGCTCGGTCATGTCGATGCCGCTCTGGATGCGTCGGGCTCGGGAATCATCGCCGAGCTAGTGACCCTGACGGGAGCCCCAGAACGCGTCGTGACGATCGCGGATCAGTCGGCGCCCCCGCTCGGCGTGCGGTTCCTCGCCGTCGGCGGAGACATGTTCGCCGCTCTCGCCGAGGCCAGACACCTCATAGCAAAAGGCCAGCTTCACCTGCCGATCGAGAAGACCTATCCCCTTGCGGCCGCAGCAGCTGCTCAAGCCGACAGCCAAGCCGGACACACGCGAGGCCGACGCGTCATCGTCATCTGA
- a CDS encoding PRC-barrel domain-containing protein: MLPSSNIQSIIGATLFGADDTKIGRITTVLVDAADGHPTFAEVHTGFLGHATRLVPLDDARWERDDVYVSYSAALVKDAPRHEADGGVSPEQEDELRRHYAGEAQDARADATPLAAAGEPAAREGADRDADRDRDERAAALQRDHDADRDERALDSGTDRDRDHRDSDGDRDHTPEHAAGDVPPVPDIEEGQVLREERLVVRREEVPVDDDSSARHAASPGDTPRI; this comes from the coding sequence ATGCTGCCCTCCTCCAACATCCAGAGCATCATCGGGGCCACCCTCTTCGGCGCCGACGACACCAAGATCGGCCGCATCACGACGGTGCTGGTCGACGCCGCCGACGGGCATCCGACCTTCGCCGAGGTGCACACGGGCTTCCTCGGCCACGCCACCCGGCTGGTGCCGCTCGACGACGCCCGCTGGGAGCGCGACGACGTCTACGTCTCGTACTCGGCCGCCCTCGTGAAGGACGCGCCCCGCCACGAGGCCGACGGCGGCGTCAGCCCCGAGCAGGAGGACGAGCTGCGGCGGCACTACGCCGGCGAGGCTCAGGATGCGCGTGCCGACGCGACTCCGCTGGCCGCCGCCGGGGAGCCCGCCGCCCGCGAGGGTGCCGACCGTGACGCGGATCGCGACCGCGACGAGCGCGCCGCCGCTCTGCAGCGTGACCACGACGCCGACCGGGACGAGCGAGCCCTCGATTCCGGGACCGACCGCGACCGCGATCACCGGGACAGCGACGGCGACCGCGATCACACGCCCGAGCATGCTGCGGGTGACGTGCCGCCGGTGCCCGACATCGAGGAGGGGCAGGTACTCCGCGAGGAGCGCCTCGTCGTGCGGCGCGAAGAGGTGCCCGTCGACGACGACTCGTCGGCTCGCCACGCGGCTTCTCCCGGCGACACGCCGCGCATCTGA
- a CDS encoding helix-turn-helix transcriptional regulator, which translates to MSSTSRMLTLLSLLQTRRDWPGGLLAERLEVSPRTVRRDVDRLRELGYRIGAVKGPDGGYRLDAGSELPPLLFDDDQAIALAVALQHATAAGAGVEEAAVRALTTVRQVLPARLRHRLDALRFTTLEPRAPDARPTDPELLITLSTAVRARQVLRVDHVKPGAAVEQDPPPPRRVEPHHLVASAGRWYLVAWDLDRDDWRIFRADRLVPRTPAGTRFAPRAVPGGDVRAFVAARFKGSAARDEWPSRGSVVLERPAEEVRPFVGDDVVTPLDGGRVRVEAGAWSWPALAASFARFDAAISEVEPGELRAAFGELAARAAVASKPRSK; encoded by the coding sequence ATGAGTTCGACCTCGCGGATGCTGACGCTCCTCTCCCTGCTGCAGACCCGCCGCGACTGGCCGGGCGGCCTGCTAGCCGAGCGGCTCGAGGTCAGCCCCCGCACCGTGCGCCGCGACGTCGACCGCCTGCGCGAACTCGGCTACCGCATCGGCGCGGTCAAGGGCCCCGACGGCGGCTACCGACTCGACGCCGGATCCGAGCTGCCCCCGCTGCTCTTCGACGACGACCAGGCGATCGCGCTCGCCGTCGCCCTGCAGCACGCGACCGCGGCCGGCGCGGGGGTCGAGGAGGCGGCAGTCCGCGCCCTCACCACCGTGCGTCAGGTGCTCCCCGCGCGCCTGCGCCACCGGCTCGACGCCCTGCGGTTCACCACCCTCGAACCGCGGGCTCCGGATGCTCGGCCCACCGATCCCGAGCTGCTGATCACACTCTCGACCGCCGTCCGCGCCCGCCAGGTGCTGCGGGTCGACCACGTGAAGCCGGGGGCCGCCGTCGAGCAGGATCCGCCGCCGCCCCGCCGCGTCGAGCCGCACCACCTCGTCGCCTCCGCCGGGCGCTGGTACCTCGTGGCGTGGGATCTCGATCGCGACGACTGGCGCATCTTCCGCGCCGACAGGCTCGTGCCGCGCACGCCCGCGGGGACCCGGTTCGCGCCGAGGGCTGTACCCGGGGGCGACGTACGGGCGTTCGTCGCGGCGCGGTTCAAGGGCTCGGCCGCGCGGGACGAGTGGCCGAGCCGGGGGTCGGTGGTGCTCGAGCGCCCAGCCGAGGAGGTGCGGCCGTTCGTCGGCGACGACGTGGTCACTCCGCTCGACGGCGGCCGGGTGCGCGTCGAGGCGGGCGCCTGGTCGTGGCCGGCGCTCGCCGCTTCGTTCGCCCGCTTCGACGCCGCGATCAGCGAGGTGGAGCCGGGGGAACTGCGCGCGGCGTTCGGGGAGCTCGCCGCGAGGGCGGCCGTCGCTTCGAAGCCGCGTTCGAAATGA
- a CDS encoding VOC family protein: protein MAIATTPHLNFRGDARAALEFYHSVFGGQLVAVSYADAHAVTEPAEASQLLWGQVESPDGFRVMAYDVPSHTEYAPGVIPLFVSIRSSDAAEIERYWSALAASSTVLVPLAPAAWAPLYGMATDPFGVTWVFDVAVPWAG from the coding sequence ATGGCGATCGCCACCACCCCCCACCTGAACTTCCGCGGCGACGCCCGGGCGGCGCTGGAGTTCTACCACTCGGTCTTCGGCGGGCAGCTGGTCGCCGTCAGCTACGCCGACGCGCACGCCGTCACCGAGCCGGCGGAGGCCTCGCAGCTCCTGTGGGGCCAGGTCGAGTCGCCGGACGGCTTCCGGGTGATGGCGTACGACGTGCCGTCGCACACGGAGTACGCGCCGGGCGTGATCCCGCTGTTCGTGTCGATCCGCAGCAGCGACGCCGCCGAGATCGAGCGGTACTGGAGTGCCCTCGCGGCGTCGTCGACCGTGCTGGTGCCGCTGGCGCCGGCGGCCTGGGCGCCGCTCTACGGCATGGCGACCGACCCCTTCGGCGTCACCTGGGTCTTCGACGTGGCGGTGCCCTGGGCGGGCTGA
- a CDS encoding DUF4406 domain-containing protein, whose protein sequence is MTRPLLILIAGPYRSGTGGDPAAIARNLERLEEAAAPLHRLGHVPMIGEWVALPVLRGLADAGPGAADASTTSEGAATPEGAADGGATATEGGPAAEAGDGDVMYEVARRLLQHCDGVLRLPGASQGADTDVAIARERGLPVWFDLADVPPAA, encoded by the coding sequence ATGACACGTCCACTGCTGATCCTGATCGCCGGCCCCTACCGCTCCGGAACCGGCGGCGACCCCGCCGCCATCGCCCGCAACCTCGAGCGACTGGAGGAGGCGGCGGCCCCGCTGCACCGCCTCGGGCACGTGCCCATGATCGGCGAGTGGGTGGCGCTCCCGGTCCTCCGCGGCCTCGCCGACGCGGGGCCCGGCGCCGCTGACGCCAGTACCACCTCCGAGGGGGCCGCCACCCCCGAGGGCGCCGCCGATGGTGGGGCTACTGCCACCGAGGGCGGCCCAGCTGCGGAGGCGGGCGACGGAGACGTCATGTACGAGGTCGCCCGCCGCCTGCTTCAGCACTGTGACGGCGTGCTCCGCCTCCCCGGAGCGTCGCAGGGCGCCGACACCGACGTGGCGATCGCCCGCGAGCGCGGCCTCCCCGTCTGGTTCGACCTCGCAGACGTGCCGCCCGCCGCCTGA
- a CDS encoding DeoR/GlpR family DNA-binding transcription regulator, with the protein MLAGQRKAHLLGLLLDEGRIVAKTAAAELGVSEDSIRRDLRELADEGALVRVYGGALPVPPADRPVAERSELATASKGRVARLAVQRIRPSSTIVLDGGTTALALARLLPRGTGLTVITPSPAVALATAESTDARLIMIGGELTRHSLVAGGALALEAVQHLGADAFFLGVTGVHPEHGLTTGDLDDAVTKRALAARSADVYVLASEEKIGAVSRFPVLPLASVTAVIADPSDRNPLLAELPLG; encoded by the coding sequence ATGCTCGCCGGTCAGCGCAAAGCGCACCTCCTCGGCCTGCTGCTCGACGAGGGGCGCATCGTCGCCAAGACGGCGGCGGCCGAGCTCGGCGTCTCGGAGGACTCGATCCGCCGCGACCTCCGCGAGCTGGCAGACGAGGGTGCGCTGGTGCGCGTCTACGGCGGCGCCCTCCCGGTGCCGCCCGCCGACCGCCCCGTGGCCGAACGCTCGGAGCTGGCCACGGCGAGCAAAGGGCGGGTGGCGCGACTGGCCGTGCAGCGCATCCGCCCGTCGTCGACCATCGTGCTCGACGGCGGAACCACCGCGCTCGCCCTGGCCCGCCTGCTCCCCCGCGGCACCGGCCTCACCGTCATCACGCCGAGCCCCGCGGTCGCCCTCGCCACAGCCGAGTCGACGGATGCGCGGCTGATCATGATCGGCGGCGAACTCACCCGCCACTCCCTCGTCGCGGGCGGAGCTCTCGCGCTCGAGGCGGTGCAGCACCTCGGCGCCGACGCGTTCTTCCTCGGGGTGACGGGCGTGCATCCGGAGCACGGGCTCACCACCGGCGACCTCGACGACGCCGTCACCAAGCGAGCCCTCGCTGCGCGCTCTGCCGACGTCTACGTGCTGGCGAGCGAGGAGAAGATCGGCGCGGTCTCCCGCTTCCCGGTGCTCCCGCTCGCGTCGGTCACCGCGGTCATCGCCGACCCGTCCGACCGCAACCCGCTCCTTGCGGAGCTTCCGCTCGGCTAG
- a CDS encoding glycoside hydrolase family 35 protein: protein MSESTPAAGPEAASVTATPASRFAIGAEQFELDGEPVRILSGALHYFRVHPDLWRDRIRKAREMGLNTIETYVAWNAHAPHEDEFDLSGGLDLGRFLDDVAAEGMHAIVRPGPYICAEWDNGGLPSWLFTSGTVGVRRDEPQYLAAVQRYLEQLAPVLVPRQIDNGGPIILVQIENEYGAYGSDPVYLEKLVAMNRGIGLTVPFTTVDQPTDEMLANGSLPSLHKTGSFGSRSAERLATLREHQPTGPLMCSEFWDGWFDFWGAHHHTTSTAQSAADLDELLALGASVNIYMFHGGTNFGFTNGANDKGVYQPIVTSYDYDAPLDEAGFPTSKYWAFREVLAKYNPSIPDARPSAAPSAPAFRVPLTASLPLDAATNLLGEWVTSDELPTMDALGLFRGFALYRTEIDTTVSSASASALPPVLELGEVRDRAIVRLNGVTLGVLARDHHDRRIALPAGARGTLDILVEDQGRVDYGPRIGEPKGLIGPACLNGEPLHRWTVLPLALDDLSAVTDALAATTASVAASVAGALAGPLAGPAFGYASFDVDPGADLYLDTRDWGKGAVWVNGFNLGRYWSRGPQHTLIVPAPVLRPTGNTLVVLELHAAAPTASFVASPDLGHTDF, encoded by the coding sequence ATGTCTGAGTCCACCCCTGCCGCCGGCCCGGAGGCCGCCTCGGTCACGGCCACCCCCGCGTCGCGCTTCGCCATCGGCGCCGAGCAGTTCGAGCTCGACGGGGAGCCGGTGCGCATCCTCTCGGGGGCGCTGCACTACTTCCGGGTGCACCCCGATCTCTGGCGCGACCGCATCCGCAAGGCGCGCGAGATGGGCCTCAACACCATCGAGACCTATGTCGCCTGGAACGCCCACGCGCCGCACGAGGACGAGTTCGACCTGAGCGGCGGGCTCGACCTCGGCCGCTTCCTCGACGACGTCGCCGCCGAGGGGATGCACGCGATCGTGCGCCCCGGGCCCTACATCTGCGCCGAGTGGGATAACGGTGGCCTGCCGTCCTGGCTGTTCACGAGCGGCACGGTCGGCGTGCGCCGGGACGAGCCGCAGTACCTCGCCGCCGTTCAGCGCTACCTCGAGCAGCTCGCGCCGGTGCTCGTGCCCCGGCAGATCGACAACGGCGGGCCGATCATCCTGGTGCAGATCGAGAACGAGTACGGCGCGTACGGTTCCGACCCGGTGTACCTCGAGAAGCTCGTCGCCATGAACCGCGGCATCGGCCTGACCGTGCCCTTCACCACGGTCGATCAGCCCACCGACGAGATGCTCGCGAACGGCAGCCTGCCGAGCCTGCACAAGACCGGCTCGTTCGGATCGCGCTCGGCCGAGCGCCTCGCCACCCTGCGCGAGCACCAGCCCACCGGGCCGCTGATGTGCTCGGAGTTCTGGGATGGCTGGTTCGACTTCTGGGGCGCCCACCACCACACGACCTCCACCGCGCAGTCGGCGGCCGACCTCGACGAGCTGCTCGCGCTCGGCGCCTCGGTGAACATCTACATGTTCCACGGCGGCACCAACTTCGGCTTCACCAACGGCGCCAACGACAAGGGCGTCTACCAGCCGATCGTCACGAGCTACGACTACGACGCACCGCTCGACGAGGCGGGGTTCCCGACGTCGAAGTACTGGGCCTTCCGCGAGGTGCTGGCGAAGTACAACCCGTCGATTCCGGATGCCCGGCCTTCCGCGGCGCCGTCGGCCCCCGCGTTCCGGGTGCCGCTCACCGCGTCGCTGCCGCTCGATGCCGCGACGAATCTGCTCGGCGAGTGGGTGACGTCGGATGAGCTGCCGACCATGGACGCGCTGGGGCTGTTCCGCGGGTTCGCGCTGTATCGGACGGAGATCGACACGACGGTGTCGTCTGCGTCTGCGTCTGCGCTTCCGCCCGTGCTCGAGCTCGGTGAGGTGCGCGACCGTGCGATCGTGCGCCTGAACGGCGTCACCCTCGGCGTGCTCGCCCGCGACCACCACGACCGCCGCATCGCGCTGCCGGCCGGCGCCCGCGGAACCCTCGACATCCTCGTGGAGGACCAGGGCCGCGTCGACTACGGCCCCCGCATCGGCGAGCCCAAGGGCCTGATCGGCCCGGCCTGCCTGAACGGCGAGCCGCTGCACCGCTGGACGGTGCTGCCCCTCGCCCTCGACGACCTCTCGGCGGTGACCGACGCGCTGGCGGCGACCACCGCATCCGTCGCCGCGTCGGTCGCCGGCGCTCTCGCCGGGCCTCTCGCCGGCCCCGCCTTCGGCTACGCGAGCTTCGACGTCGACCCCGGCGCCGACCTCTACCTCGACACCCGCGACTGGGGCAAGGGAGCGGTCTGGGTGAACGGCTTCAACCTCGGCCGCTACTGGTCGCGCGGGCCGCAGCACACGCTGATCGTGCCGGCACCGGTGCTCCGGCCGACGGGCAACACGCTCGTCGTGCTGGAGCTCCACGCGGCGGCCCCCACCGCGTCTTTCGTGGCGTCGCCCGACCTCGGCCACACCGACTTCTGA
- a CDS encoding alpha-N-arabinofuranosidase, protein MLSARLSIDPGTSIGAVPRRLFGTFVEHMGRSVYEGIYEPAHPDARPDGFRADVLALVQELGATTVRYPGGNFVSGYRWEDGVGPREHRPVRLDAAWHSVETNQVGLHEFADWAREARLELMYAVNLGTRGIAEAADVLEYANHPAGTALAERRRANGAEEPFGIRLWCLGNEVDGPWQIGHKTADEYGRIAAETARLMKFVDPAVELVAAGSSNAEMPTFGEWERTVLRHTVGLVDHISLHAYYEESDGDAVSFLASGTALDRYIEQVAAIIDEAGAGPGSGHPVGISVDEWNVWYQRRWNEIDKPVVMNGDWPEHPRLIEDAYSVTDAVVVGSLLVSLLRHSDRVTMANLAQLVNVIAPIRSEPGGPAWRQSTFFPFQRTAALAHGRVVAPVVEVPSIRTAAHGEAPLVDAVATVGDDGGIVLFVTNRSLDEDVALEVALGGVAEAGASAGGASALQLVSAETLCTPPGGDRHTVNDAGAQPVAMTDLRGVSLDGALLTATLPALSWSVVVLAPSGALISEEKLDV, encoded by the coding sequence ATGCTCTCCGCCCGACTCTCGATCGACCCGGGCACGTCGATCGGCGCCGTCCCCCGGCGGCTCTTCGGCACCTTCGTCGAGCACATGGGCCGAAGCGTCTACGAGGGCATCTACGAGCCCGCCCACCCGGATGCCCGGCCGGACGGCTTCCGCGCCGACGTGCTCGCCCTCGTGCAGGAGCTCGGCGCCACCACCGTGCGCTACCCCGGCGGCAACTTCGTCTCGGGCTACCGCTGGGAGGACGGCGTCGGCCCGCGCGAACATCGCCCGGTGCGGCTCGACGCGGCCTGGCACAGCGTCGAGACCAACCAGGTCGGCCTGCACGAGTTCGCCGACTGGGCCCGCGAGGCCCGGCTCGAGCTGATGTACGCCGTGAACCTCGGCACCCGCGGCATCGCCGAGGCCGCCGATGTCCTCGAGTACGCCAACCACCCGGCCGGCACCGCACTCGCCGAGCGCCGGCGCGCGAACGGAGCCGAGGAGCCCTTCGGCATCCGCCTCTGGTGCCTCGGCAACGAGGTCGACGGGCCCTGGCAGATCGGGCACAAGACGGCCGACGAGTACGGGCGGATCGCCGCCGAGACCGCCCGGCTGATGAAGTTCGTCGACCCCGCGGTCGAGCTCGTCGCCGCCGGATCCTCGAACGCCGAGATGCCGACGTTCGGCGAGTGGGAGCGCACTGTGCTGCGCCACACCGTCGGTCTCGTCGACCACATCTCGCTGCACGCCTACTACGAGGAGTCCGACGGCGACGCCGTGAGCTTCCTCGCCTCGGGCACCGCCCTCGACCGCTACATCGAGCAGGTCGCGGCGATCATCGACGAGGCGGGCGCCGGGCCGGGGTCCGGGCATCCGGTCGGCATCAGCGTCGACGAGTGGAACGTCTGGTACCAGCGGCGGTGGAACGAGATCGACAAGCCGGTGGTGATGAACGGCGACTGGCCCGAGCATCCGCGCCTGATCGAGGACGCGTACTCGGTGACGGATGCGGTGGTCGTCGGTTCCCTGCTGGTCTCGCTCCTGCGCCACAGCGACCGCGTGACCATGGCGAACCTCGCCCAGCTGGTGAACGTGATCGCGCCCATCCGTTCGGAGCCGGGCGGGCCGGCGTGGCGGCAGAGCACCTTCTTCCCGTTCCAGCGCACGGCGGCACTCGCGCACGGACGGGTCGTCGCGCCCGTGGTCGAGGTGCCGAGCATCCGCACCGCCGCGCACGGGGAGGCGCCGCTCGTCGACGCCGTCGCGACCGTGGGGGACGACGGCGGGATCGTGCTGTTCGTCACGAACCGGTCGCTCGATGAGGACGTCGCGCTCGAGGTGGCCCTGGGTGGGGTCGCGGAGGCCGGGGCGTCGGCGGGCGGAGCATCCGCTCTGCAGCTGGTGAGCGCCGAGACGCTCTGCACGCCGCCCGGCGGCGATCGCCACACCGTCAACGACGCGGGCGCGCAGCCCGTCGCGATGACCGACCTTCGCGGGGTGAGCCTCGACGGCGCCCTGCTCACCGCCACCCTGCCGGCCCTGTCGTGGTCGGTCGTGGTGCTCGCGCCTTCGGGCGCCCTGATCTCTGAGGAGAAGCTCGATGTCTGA
- a CDS encoding ABC transporter substrate-binding protein translates to MKITSRRSTLRRVALATATTFALGLSLAACASGGSSSSGGGSSDDIEAALEKGGTLTYWSWTPSGEAQVAAFEKAYPNVDVKLVNAGTNTDEYTKLQNAITAGSGAPDVAQVEYYAIPQFALSDSLVDLSSYGFGDLEDQYSGGPWSSVSFDGKIYGLPQDSGPMAMFYNKTVFDQYGIAVPTTYDEYVAAAEKLHTADPSKYITSDTGDPGFATSMIWQAGGKPFTAEGTDVSIDLQDDGSKKWADTWNKLNEGGLLSSTPSWGDEWYKGLGDGSIATLLTGAWMPGVLESSVADASGDWRVAPMPTYDGTPVTAENGGGGQVVLKQSKNQALAAGFLKWLNSDPESIKVFLASGGFPATTADLESPEFLAQTPEYFGGQAINEVLVDASKNVPTGWHYLPYQVYANSIFGDTVGQAYENKGDLNEGLSTWQDQLVDYGSQQGFTVK, encoded by the coding sequence ATGAAGATCACGTCCCGGAGGTCGACACTGCGCCGTGTCGCCCTCGCCACAGCAACCACCTTCGCCCTCGGGCTCTCGCTCGCGGCCTGCGCCTCCGGCGGCAGCTCCTCGAGCGGCGGCGGCTCGTCCGACGACATCGAGGCCGCGCTCGAGAAGGGTGGCACCCTCACCTACTGGAGCTGGACCCCGTCGGGCGAGGCCCAGGTCGCCGCGTTCGAGAAGGCCTACCCGAACGTCGACGTCAAGCTCGTCAACGCCGGCACCAACACCGACGAGTACACCAAGCTGCAGAACGCGATCACCGCGGGCTCCGGCGCCCCCGACGTGGCGCAGGTCGAGTACTACGCCATCCCGCAGTTCGCGCTCTCCGACTCGCTCGTCGACCTGTCGTCGTACGGCTTCGGCGACCTCGAGGACCAGTACAGCGGCGGCCCGTGGAGCTCGGTCTCCTTCGACGGCAAGATCTACGGCCTGCCCCAGGACTCGGGCCCCATGGCCATGTTCTACAACAAGACGGTCTTCGACCAGTACGGCATCGCGGTGCCCACCACCTACGACGAGTACGTCGCCGCGGCCGAGAAGCTGCACACGGCCGACCCGTCGAAGTACATCACCTCCGACACGGGAGACCCCGGCTTCGCCACCAGCATGATCTGGCAGGCCGGCGGCAAGCCGTTCACCGCCGAGGGCACCGACGTCTCGATCGACCTGCAGGACGACGGCTCGAAGAAGTGGGCCGACACCTGGAACAAGCTCAACGAGGGCGGCCTGCTCTCCAGCACCCCGAGCTGGGGCGACGAGTGGTACAAGGGCCTCGGCGACGGCAGCATCGCGACGCTGCTGACCGGTGCGTGGATGCCCGGCGTGCTCGAGTCCTCGGTGGCCGACGCCTCCGGTGACTGGCGCGTGGCCCCCATGCCCACCTACGACGGCACCCCGGTGACCGCGGAGAACGGCGGCGGCGGCCAGGTCGTGCTGAAGCAGTCGAAGAACCAGGCTCTCGCGGCCGGCTTCCTGAAGTGGCTGAACTCCGACCCCGAGTCGATCAAGGTGTTCCTCGCCTCGGGCGGCTTCCCCGCCACCACGGCCGACCTCGAGTCGCCCGAGTTCCTCGCCCAGACCCCCGAGTACTTCGGCGGCCAGGCCATCAACGAGGTGCTCGTCGACGCGTCGAAGAACGTGCCCACCGGCTGGCACTACCTGCCCTACCAGGTGTACGCCAACAGCATCTTCGGTGACACCGTCGGCCAGGCCTACGAGAACAAGGGCGACCTGAACGAGGGCCTGTCGACCTGGCAGGACCAGCTGGTCGACTACGGCAGCCAGCAGGGCTTCACCGTCAAGTAG